From the genome of Bubalus kerabau isolate K-KA32 ecotype Philippines breed swamp buffalo chromosome 13, PCC_UOA_SB_1v2, whole genome shotgun sequence:
AGGGTATATGGCAAAATACCACAAGTTCATCTTTAAAGATGCCCATGATCTATTTACTAACAGGGATAACCTTTAAATAAGTGTAAGTTTcagcaaaataattaatttatacaGGATGTTGCCAACCTGCCCTTTAAAGCCTATACAACAACTTAAATCTCATCATAATAAAATTCAAAACGACTGCCCCGAAGTGTTCCAGTGGCAATACCTGGTACCAAACCCACATTACTGGCTTTGTTTTGGGCTGTTTAAGGCTTGTTagtggggtgggagaggaggactacagaaggacagagaagaaaggaaaaaagaaggaaaatatactCACTGGCTCTCAGTTAGGATAGTAAGGAATTGTGAAATAActtcttggaaatattttatgCTTGGACAAAAAACATAAAAGGTTAAATTATTCCATTctgagaactagaattagaaatcATGTGTGATTGCTAAtaccacaaaaaggaaaaaatcttaaCACCATCCTTAACCATAGCCTTGGTAATTACTTCTATTGAAGGATATTCTACAAAATCTCTTAGATGTCATGTCTTCAGTCAACTGACTGTAAAATCTTCAAAACATTATTCATTGTCTGGAAGCTATTTAATTCTACTGtacactatatatattttattattattattttttggccattcccctaccagggacagaacccatgcCCCACCGACCCCCTgcccttcagtggaagcacagagtctaaaccactggaccaccaggaaagttccattatatatattttaatgatgtttttgccatgctcagttgctaagtcgtgtctgactctgcgaccacatggactgtagcctgccaggcccctctgtccatggggttttccaggcaaaaatactggagcaggttaccatttcccactccaggggatcttcccaatccagggatggaactcgagtctcctgtggctcctgcattggcaggtgatgctttaccactgctccacctgtGAAGccttattttaatggaaaaaaaaaaaaaaaaaaaaaaggtctgaaCAAAGAACTATATCTGCTCCTGCTCCATGAAACACAATGATAACTGCCGCTCTTTCTAAAGCCTTTAAAATACAcagtttaaataaaactttttgtggaagaaaaaaaaggctcaaaaataaaagactgtacttttttttaatgggatcCCCTCACTTGAAAAATATTGCTTATATTTCTTGGAAATTAGTGATTAAAAATCACGTTTAACAATTATAGTTTCATGATGACTACAAAAGCTGATTGCACAttacagaaacaaaacaacaaaaaatcaccAAGAAGAGAGGCTGGAAATGCCTGCAAAGCTGAAAACGGTGTTCATTTAcgacttcaaaagaaaaaattgcCAGGCCCTAAACAGTTGATCCCTGTAGGAATTTTCACGTTATCCACCTCGTGGAGGTTAAACCAACAGCAACAACTATTTACATTCAACAGCAGTAGGGTCTCCAAAGGCTTCATTCATTTCAAGGCTGTCCTTGAAAGGCTTGTgttgaaacaatgaaaataaagttgGTGGCCCTTCCCACAACGTGACATTCTAGCACTCCCCAGCTTCTAAATTTCAAAGTGAACCTGAGCTAAAAGGAAGACTGGGCAACTGTGAACCATGCACCACAGAACAAGAGGTGGAAAGGCAGCTGATTAACCCTGACCACGCTCCACTGACCGTCTCTTTATAAGGGAGGGAAGGGACTTAGCCCATGTATTGCCCTGAAGGACAACAGGTTACACATGGGACTCATCTTCATTTAATTATCACAAACCACTGAAAATACCCAATCCTCTGGGCGCTGCATGAGGTGGAGTCTGTCAGTGAAGTGGGGCTAACATTTCTGTGATGAGGCCAGCTGGTTTTACTTTGACCATAAGCTTAAAAACATCAACCAagacaacaaactgaaaaatactcCAAACCCCCTTCCCATGCTAAAACTAAATGCAGGAGAAAATGTAATAAACTATGGTACATGGTTTACATTTAACCAAAATTCTTAACAGAGaagcatttcttttcatttcagaaaGGTATTTCCTTCCAACTGGATTTCTGTTTTCATGATAAAGGTTGTGTCTATTTTAGAGACCAGATACGAAATGTGTTAATGATGACTCTGTACTttataaaaaaaagtctttaaaattatGCCATAATGTTTTCTGTTTGGGACCATCAACAAACCTTTACTGAACCAGAGTAAAATGTAACCTGGTGTATATGGGCAGcagctgctttttatttttgaagcatGATGtgtaaaaagaaaactgtatacattttaaaaatccacaacCCTCAACCAGCATTTATAGTTTTTCCTTGCTCACAGTTTTAAAAGCACAGAGATAACTCAAAAATGTTGCCTCATCCATACTTTCAAATGGCATTTGCAATAATGATGCAGAAAGGTAAGGGGCTAATGTGAAATTTGAGATTAACACTGGTCAAAAGTAATTgggtttttaaaaacaggaaggaGGAATAGGcaatgatgactttttttttttacagaaacttAGAAATAAGACtcataaataaggaaaaaaattactaaCAATAAAGACATTTTCCCTGATCAATTTTCTTCCCTAAATTCCCAAGGATGGTATTTGCATgctaataataattaattaaaacaccTATTCATGCATCTCTATAGAGTTGAAGAGAGGCAACTAAATTATTATCAAATAATCTTATTAAAAATATCTTGTTTTTAATCACTGAAGCCttctctaaaaaaattaaaatacatttcagtAAGTCGAATTATGTGATCACAAAATTTCTCTTGATTTGTTGTTCCTTTTATTGAAAAGATATATCCTCATAACATGATACAGAATAACAGCCTAAGAAATTCTGGATAATGCAAACCAGGACAGGATCTAtgtccaaaataaatatttgagattttttttttctgccaagaTAAAGGCaataacacatgaaaatatattcaacatcATCAATCACTGGGGAAATGCATAGTAAAACCACAATGAATTACCattaccaattaaaaaaattctaaattgacTACACCCTGTGTTGGTGAGGCTGTGGAGTAAACGGAACGCTCATACTTTGCTGGTGGGGATAGAAAATGGCAcactcactttggaaaacaacctGGCAATTTCTTAAGAAGTTAAACACCCATATGTGAGCCAGCTAGTTCACTCTTAGGTACTTACCTCAGGGATACAAAAACACAGGTCTACACAAAGACTTACGCACAAATGCTTACAGCGCCTTGTAGTACCCTAAAATGGAAACAACTTCAGTCCTTCAACAGATGAGCAAACAGACTGTGCCACATCCATTtgatggaatactgctcagcagtaaaaagggaaaatggtgATAAATGCAATGATGTGGGTCAAATCTTAAAAGCATTatcctaagtgaaaaaaaaatccaggcaaAAAAATACACACGTATaactccatttatataaaactgCAGAATATGCCAACACATCTATAGTGACAAAAGCACATTAAGAGATTATCTAGAGACAAGGATGGAAGGAGGATAGAGTAAAAGCGGCCCAAGAAAACTCTTATGGGGTAAAAGAAATGCTTAACGTGACTGTGGTGTGGGTTTCACAAGCACTTTCACAACACCCTAAATTCTGTCTGTTGTTCCTTTAGGAAGCTGAGAGGAGAACATTTCAAACCATGGTAATAAGAAGGCATCTGGAGCTCAAAGCATGAGCCAGCTGCGAGCCACAAAGCCTGGTCTTCTCGTGTGCACAGCCGTTtgcatcttcatttttatttatttaaggaatCTGACTCCTGAGGAAGCAGAGGAGGAACCCACCCACCCAGCCGTGGTGGAATGCGGCTTCTATCCAGATGAACTGTGCTCGGCTTTGTTTGAAGGGAAAGAGGCGGCTCCCCAGATTGCAAAGTTCTGTAGAAACCCTCATGGATCTGAAATACTTGCTCATTTACACAGACCAGGAAATTGCTCCAGGATTTCCCAGGAGTTGCATTTCATAACCAGACCCCTGTCTGCAGAGGAAGGCAGCTTCTCTTTGGCATATATTGTAACTATTCATAAGGAGCTGGCTATGTTTGTGCAGCTACTCAGGGCTGTTTATGTGCCTCAGAATGTTTACTGTATTCATGTGGATGAAAAGGCCCCAAAGAAGTATAAGACTGCAGTGCAATCCCTGGTTAACTGTtttgagaacatttttatttcatcaaagagagagaaaatggcttACACTGGCTTTAGAAGACTACAGGCAGATATTAACTGTATGAGAGATCTAGTGCATTCCAAATTTCAATGGAACTATGTCATTAATCTCTGTGGACAGGACTTTCCAATCAAAACCAACAAAGAAATCATACACTACATCAGaagcaaatggaaagataaaaacatcACTCCCGGAGTAATCCAGCCACCAAGCATTAAATCTAAGACAAGTCAGAGTCATCTTGAATTCAGCCCTGAAGGAGACATCTACGTGTCTCCAAATGCAGGATTTAAGGTTGAGCCACCCCATAACTTGACCATTTATTTTGGAAGTGCTTACTATGTACTAACGAGGAAGTTTGTGGAGTTTGTGCTGACTGACATCCGCGCAAAAGACATGCTCCAGTGGTCCCAAGACATCCACGGCCCAGAGCGACACTACTGGGTGACTCTGAACCGACTGAAAGGTAAAAACAATCCAGCAGAGGGGTGTCTGTGC
Proteins encoded in this window:
- the LOC129625796 gene encoding beta-1,3-galactosyl-O-glycosyl-glycoprotein beta-1,6-N-acetylglucosaminyltransferase 7, which gives rise to MSQLRATKPGLLVCTAVCIFIFIYLRNLTPEEAEEEPTHPAVVECGFYPDELCSALFEGKEAAPQIAKFCRNPHGSEILAHLHRPGNCSRISQELHFITRPLSAEEGSFSLAYIVTIHKELAMFVQLLRAVYVPQNVYCIHVDEKAPKKYKTAVQSLVNCFENIFISSKREKMAYTGFRRLQADINCMRDLVHSKFQWNYVINLCGQDFPIKTNKEIIHYIRSKWKDKNITPGVIQPPSIKSKTSQSHLEFSPEGDIYVSPNAGFKVEPPHNLTIYFGSAYYVLTRKFVEFVLTDIRAKDMLQWSQDIHGPERHYWVTLNRLKDAPGSTPNAGWEGNIRAVKWRNKEGTVHEGCKGHYVQDTCVYGPGDLPWIIQSPSLFANQFDSTEPLVVSCLERWHRLRVLRQAEGPVEAHWHFQRESHFNTELNR